In the Setaria italica strain Yugu1 chromosome VI, Setaria_italica_v2.0, whole genome shotgun sequence genome, one interval contains:
- the LOC101770604 gene encoding uncharacterized protein LOC101770604 — MAQGLARFWNEWGIQVLVLFSFTLQVMLLAFAETRRRKSSAPLRLLLWLMYQLADSTAIYTLGHLSVASSKAQDQHLVAFWAPFLLVHLGGPGTITAYALEDNRLWLRHLLTLSVQILGAAFVIYKYIVRRRTLLLLAAILVFVVGVLRYGERTWALWCGNTSSIRSTLKHPKGETAYNRSHWKKLRWPNPRQDDQDKSFGDEELLLGAHSLFHVCKIRFVDATERMSEFDQTCTRWYGGKDLSGLLEMELSLMYDILYTKAAVVHTWYGYTILVVSPLATSAALLLFHYSSDKHGKSKVNVGITYTLLSGTLALETISVARAIGSTWACALMYCCGWERLLGAVTYLRRRIGAASKRRWSGSMGQYNLLHLCTRDRTELGGRLAAKLGLRSWWNKVHYSGTIAISTTDLKDRMLPVFSYVHPKARGIHALNGMGIFKNSAQYIHSTLSDFAFDDSILFWHIATDVYLSESKVEHEEKLVAAVQVLSNYMMFLMIAQPEMLTGPIQQGQYVDTFNDLDRMWDRHCSANQNQGPLVEKWWSMLKKLFQSDKPNASRMRQRKELATKFLTVDADTIHEEGYNGPAFFHGRGIASWLLATDSGSTLEVIFRVWLEMLCYAAHHCSRDSHARQLNNGGEFLTVVWLLSHWQNRA; from the exons ATGGCTCAAGGTTTAGCGCGTTTCTGGAACGAATGGGGGATCCAAGTGCTGGTCCTCTTCAGCTTTACGTTGCAAGTCATGCTGCTTGCGTTCGCCGAGACTCGCCGGCGCAAATCCTCAGCTCCGCTGAGGCTTCTCCTGTGGCTCATGTACCAGCTGGCTGACTCCACGGCGATATACACCCTTGGCCACCTGTCTGTGGCCAGCAGCAAGGCACAGGACCAGCACTTGGTCGCCTTTTGGGCGCCATTCCTGCTGGTACACCTTGGGGGCCCGGGTACCATCACCGCCTATGCCTTGGAGGACAATCGGCTGTGGCTCCGGCACCTGCTCACTCTCTCCGTGCAGATCCTGGGAGCCGCCTTCGTCATCTACAAGTACATCGTCCGTCGCCGGACCTTGCTCCTACTGGCAGCTATCCTGGTGTTCGTCGTCGGTGTCCTCAGGTACGGAGAGAGGACATGGGCGCTCTGGTGTGGCAACACGAGCAGCATCCGGAGCACTCTGAAACATCCCAAGGGGGAGACTGCATACAATCGTAGTCATTGGAAGAAGCTGAGGTGGCCAAATCCAAGACAAGACGACCAAGACAAAAGTTTTGGTGATGAGGAACTTCTCCTGGGAGCTCACTCCCTGTTCCACGTCTGCAAGATTCGGTTTGTCGACGCAACAGAGCGCATGTCCGAGTTTGATCAGACTTGCACAAGGTGGTACGGTGGCAAGGACTTGTCCGGGTTACTCGAGATGGAGCTATCCCTCATGTACGACATCCTCTACACCAAGGCTGCCGTGGTCCACACATGGTATGGCTACACTATACTTGTTGTCTCGCCGCTTGCAACATCTGCCGCCCTCTTGCTCTTCCACTACTCGAGCGACAAGCATGGTAAGAGCAAGGTTAATGTCGGAATCACCTATACATTGCTGTCAGGGACCTTGGCCCTAGAGACCATATCAGTGGCTAGGGCCATCGGGTCGACCTGGGCGTGCGCCTTGATGTACTGCTGTGGGTGGGAGCGACTTCTAGGTGCCGTCACTTACCTCCGCCGGCGCATCGGGGCGGCAAGCAAGAGAAGGTGGTCAGGCTCCATGGGTCAGTACAACTTGCTCCACCTGTGCACCCGTGACAGGACCGAGCTTGGCGGCAGGCTGGCTGCGAAGCTGGGGCTTCGGAGCTGGTGGAACAAAGTCCACTACTCTGGCACCATAGCAATCTCAACAACAGATCTCAAGGACCGGATGCTGCCCGTGTTTTCCTACGTCCATCCCAAAGCACGAGGCATCCATGCTCTAAATGGCATGGGGATATTCAAAAACTCTGCTCAATATATTCACTCGACTCTTAGCGATTTTGCCTTTGACGACAGCATTCTCTTTTGGCACATTGCTActgatgtctacctttctgagTCAAAGGTTGAACATGAAGAGAAACTTGTCGCGGCAGTCCAAGTTCTCTCCAATTACATGATGTTCCTGATGATAGCGCAACCTGAGATGCTGACCGGCCCAATCCAGCAAGGCCAGTATGTTGACACCTTTAATGACTTGGACAGAATGTGGGATCGCCACTGCTCAGCTAATCAGAATCAGGGACCTCTCGTCGAAAAGTGGTGGAGTATGCTGAAGAAACTGTTCCAGAGTGACAAACCCAATGCTTCCAGGATGCGGCAGAGAAAGGAGCTTGCCACGAAATTCCTCACCGTCGATGCTGACACAATTCATGAAGAG GGTTATAACGGGCCTGCTTTCTTCCATGGACGTGGAATTGCTTCCTGGCTTCTCGCAACGGACTCGGGCTCCACGTTGGAAGTGATCTTTAGGGTGTGGTTGGAGATGCTGTGCTATGCTGCCCACCACTGCAGTAGGGATTCCCATGCTAGGCAGCTCAATAATGGCGGCGAGTTCCTCACTGTTGTGTGGCTCTTGTCACATTGGCAAAATCGTGCATAG